From a region of the Paenibacillus sp. R14(2021) genome:
- a CDS encoding fumarylacetoacetate hydrolase family protein has protein sequence MKLISISKQGRNVLGVVTENGVIDVELALTLEAGRANTEVPSEVMTVIEGGEAALGALHGFIGSLPATGSEAYMTSENDIEWGPCVTAPNKIICVGLNYRKHAEETNAPIPAYPILFNKFNNTLTAHLKDIAVPKVTEKLDYEAELVIVIGKKTKYVAKEDALNHVFGYCAVNDLSARDLQLRTQQWLLGKSCDDFSPLGPYLVTADEVGNPNDLWIKSIVNGEVRQNSNTSDMIFPCDEIVSYVSQHMTLVPGDVILTGTPEGVVLGLPEDQQVYLKPGDEVTIEIEKLGKLTNRFVADLS, from the coding sequence ATGAAGCTGATCAGTATTTCCAAACAAGGACGCAATGTGCTGGGCGTAGTAACGGAGAATGGCGTCATTGACGTCGAGCTGGCTTTGACCCTTGAAGCAGGACGTGCAAATACGGAAGTGCCGTCTGAGGTAATGACGGTCATCGAAGGCGGAGAAGCTGCGCTTGGCGCGCTCCACGGATTTATCGGCTCGCTGCCGGCAACGGGCTCGGAAGCGTATATGACGAGCGAGAATGACATCGAGTGGGGTCCGTGCGTCACGGCGCCGAACAAAATCATCTGCGTCGGCCTCAATTACCGCAAGCATGCGGAAGAAACGAATGCACCGATTCCCGCGTATCCAATTCTATTTAACAAGTTCAACAATACGCTTACGGCCCATTTGAAGGACATCGCCGTCCCGAAGGTAACGGAGAAGCTGGATTACGAAGCGGAACTCGTCATCGTCATCGGCAAGAAGACGAAATACGTAGCGAAGGAAGACGCGCTGAACCATGTCTTCGGTTACTGCGCGGTGAACGACCTATCCGCGCGCGACCTGCAGCTGCGTACGCAGCAATGGCTGCTCGGCAAGTCCTGCGATGACTTCAGCCCGCTTGGCCCGTACCTGGTAACGGCGGATGAAGTCGGCAATCCGAACGACCTGTGGATCAAGTCCATCGTCAACGGCGAAGTTCGTCAAAACTCCAATACGTCGGATATGATTTTCCCATGCGACGAGATCGTCAGCTACGTATCCCAGCATATGACGCTCGTTCCGGGCGATGTGATTTTGACTGGCACGCCGGAAGGCGTCGTGCTTGGGCTGCCGGAAGACCAGCAGGTATATCTCAAGCCCGGCGATGAAGTCACGATCGAGATCGAGAAGCTCGGCAAGCTGACCAATCGTTTTGTCGCGGATCTCTCATAA
- a CDS encoding stalk domain-containing protein, whose amino-acid sequence MSMKKTLLISALAAALSTSATGVVSAASAQNVVATSSFNLMVNDASISVGSIQKNGTTFVSLRDLGKAAGVLFVVNVKAGVTAYFHGHSVELHKGSKEALVDGEQTAMQHPIEIVGASYYISVEDFIALFDVDAAKDAQGQVWIDAVEKVHADNVSWIDAGHLLASTLTEDGRTDYIVDAKTGAFQQLMTSSTASELTVSPNGTKAAYTDEDGLVYVIDLTSKKFDTKTVSTDNSIKPELVWSPDSSSIFFLQGDKGTVIQKLNIADGTLTKVLDDKLDYKTNLSVSADGTKFYYVVTKPGAVTADATKPVESDDVAIDIKGTEPQVYFFDASVKDAVPVKLTTSTDDKVFVGAAADGSQAYYVSVEDNKPSSLVAVAKDKKLTTIIGDKDVLQATMAGGKIYALTDAGDKTGVYEVDAAAGTSKSLGDLEGNVSEVVAAAGAPIAFVIDDATYVANGEVLKKVTN is encoded by the coding sequence ATGTCCATGAAAAAAACGCTTTTGATTTCTGCGCTGGCAGCTGCGCTAAGCACGTCCGCAACGGGTGTCGTTTCGGCAGCATCTGCACAAAACGTGGTAGCAACTTCTTCGTTCAATCTGATGGTTAACGACGCATCCATCTCCGTAGGTTCGATTCAAAAGAACGGCACGACTTTTGTATCACTGCGTGACTTGGGCAAGGCAGCAGGCGTATTGTTTGTTGTTAACGTGAAGGCAGGCGTTACCGCTTATTTTCACGGCCATTCCGTTGAGCTGCACAAAGGTTCGAAAGAAGCTTTGGTAGACGGCGAGCAAACGGCAATGCAACATCCAATCGAAATCGTAGGAGCTTCTTACTATATCTCGGTTGAAGACTTCATTGCACTCTTCGATGTGGACGCGGCGAAAGACGCTCAAGGCCAAGTATGGATCGATGCAGTCGAGAAGGTCCACGCGGACAACGTAAGCTGGATCGACGCTGGTCACCTGCTTGCTTCGACGCTGACGGAAGACGGCCGCACGGACTACATCGTTGATGCCAAAACAGGCGCGTTCCAACAGCTGATGACTTCCTCGACGGCTTCCGAGCTGACGGTATCCCCGAACGGTACGAAAGCAGCTTACACCGACGAAGACGGTCTGGTTTACGTAATTGACCTGACAAGCAAGAAGTTTGATACGAAGACGGTTTCGACGGACAACTCCATCAAGCCCGAGCTTGTATGGTCCCCCGACAGCAGCTCGATCTTCTTCCTGCAAGGCGACAAAGGTACTGTGATCCAGAAGCTGAACATCGCTGACGGTACACTGACGAAAGTGCTTGACGACAAGCTGGATTACAAAACAAACCTGAGCGTATCCGCTGACGGCACGAAGTTCTACTATGTCGTGACGAAGCCGGGTGCAGTAACGGCTGATGCCACGAAGCCAGTGGAATCCGATGACGTGGCGATCGATATCAAGGGCACCGAGCCGCAAGTCTATTTCTTCGATGCTTCGGTGAAAGACGCAGTTCCAGTGAAACTGACGACTTCGACGGATGACAAAGTATTCGTAGGCGCAGCGGCTGACGGCAGCCAAGCTTACTACGTAAGCGTAGAAGACAACAAGCCTTCTTCCCTCGTTGCAGTTGCGAAAGACAAGAAGCTGACGACAATTATCGGCGACAAAGACGTGCTGCAAGCTACAATGGCAGGCGGCAAAATCTACGCGCTGACAGATGCGGGCGACAAAACAGGCGTGTACGAAGTTGATGCAGCTGCCGGTACTTCCAAATCGCTTGGCGACCTGGAAGGTAATGTGTCTGAAGTTGTAGCAGCAGCGGGCGCGCCGATCGCATTCGTAATTGACGATGCGACATATGTAGCTAATGGCGAAGTTCTCAAAAAAGTAACGAACTAA
- a CDS encoding amidohydrolase has protein sequence MARRIDAHQHYWKLDRGDYGWLTPEAGPILYRDYAPADLEPELERSGMQQTIVVQAAATHAETKFMLELSRQTASIAGVVGWLDFQNPNWKSVLEEFRLYPKFAGVRVMIQEMKDAFEVLHPQTVEALQYLAEIRLPVDLLIVSHQLEATIELLKQVPNLHAVIDHIGKPRIGEGLFEPWASQMQAIAEQFPGIYCKLSGMLTEADHASWTPEQFTAYVRHVVGSFGTGRVMFGSDWPVCLLAGSYTDVCEVLEAALPGGLTTAELDAVYGGNAAEFYQLQAE, from the coding sequence ATGGCAAGAAGAATTGATGCTCATCAGCATTACTGGAAACTGGACCGCGGCGATTATGGCTGGCTGACGCCGGAGGCCGGACCGATTCTATACCGGGATTATGCGCCTGCCGATTTGGAGCCTGAGCTCGAACGCAGCGGCATGCAGCAAACGATCGTCGTGCAAGCGGCAGCAACCCATGCCGAAACGAAATTCATGCTGGAGCTTAGCCGTCAAACAGCCTCCATTGCGGGGGTTGTAGGTTGGCTGGATTTTCAAAATCCCAACTGGAAGAGCGTGCTTGAGGAATTCCGACTCTATCCCAAATTCGCCGGCGTTCGGGTCATGATTCAAGAGATGAAGGATGCGTTCGAGGTGCTGCACCCGCAGACGGTAGAAGCCCTGCAATATTTGGCGGAGATAAGGCTGCCTGTGGACCTGCTTATCGTGTCTCATCAATTGGAGGCAACGATCGAACTGCTGAAGCAGGTGCCGAATCTCCATGCCGTGATCGACCATATCGGCAAGCCGCGGATCGGCGAAGGCCTCTTCGAGCCGTGGGCGAGTCAAATGCAGGCGATCGCCGAGCAGTTCCCCGGCATTTATTGCAAGCTGTCCGGCATGCTGACGGAAGCCGATCACGCGTCGTGGACGCCGGAGCAGTTTACCGCTTACGTGCGCCATGTCGTCGGCAGCTTCGGCACTGGCCGCGTCATGTTCGGCAGCGACTGGCCGGTATGTCTCCTGGCGGGAAGCTATACGGACGTATGCGAGGTGCTGGAGGCGGCGCTTCCGGGAGGGCTGACGACTGCGGAGCTGGATGCCGTCTATGGCGGTAATGCGGCGGAATTCTATCAGCTGCAAGCAGAGTAG
- a CDS encoding PadR family transcriptional regulator produces the protein MAKRKVSNMLALAVLSLLNEKPMHPYEMSATMKQRGIPDVIKLNNGSLYSVVEALLKQQWIMPLETQREGRHPERTIYAPTEAGRTEFQAWIRELIGEPVKEYPHFPAALSFVGHISPLETADLLKQRIESVQQNITERRAGMTYATGLGLSRIFVMEAEYILNQLEAELHWLRAFRDDIKNGSLTTEQNGETVWHFAVPEGMELQENGNETGGIDRQ, from the coding sequence ATGGCCAAACGAAAAGTATCGAATATGCTGGCTCTTGCCGTCTTGTCTCTGCTGAACGAGAAACCGATGCATCCGTATGAAATGTCCGCCACGATGAAGCAGAGGGGGATTCCCGACGTCATCAAGCTGAATAACGGCTCGCTCTATTCGGTGGTGGAGGCGCTGCTGAAGCAGCAATGGATTATGCCGCTGGAGACGCAGCGGGAAGGGCGGCATCCGGAACGGACGATTTATGCGCCGACGGAAGCGGGACGTACGGAGTTTCAGGCATGGATTCGCGAGCTGATCGGCGAGCCCGTGAAGGAATATCCTCATTTTCCGGCGGCGTTGTCCTTCGTGGGGCATATTTCGCCGCTTGAAACCGCTGATTTGCTGAAACAGCGAATCGAATCCGTACAACAGAACATCACGGAACGCCGTGCGGGCATGACGTATGCGACCGGACTCGGTCTGTCGCGCATTTTTGTCATGGAGGCGGAGTATATTCTGAACCAGCTGGAGGCTGAGCTGCACTGGCTGCGCGCGTTCCGGGACGACATCAAGAACGGAAGTCTGACCACGGAGCAGAATGGGGAAACGGTATGGCATTTCGCCGTGCCTGAAGGCATGGAGCTGCAAGAGAATGGAAATGAAACGGGAGGGATAGACAGACAATGA
- the pstB gene encoding phosphate ABC transporter ATP-binding protein PstB gives MQSIASQTLIDIHKLNLFYGNFHALKNVTMDIPEKAITAFIGPSGCGKSTLLRTLNRMNDMIPNTRIEGKVLIGGADIYSKEVDVETLRKKVGMVFQQPNPFPKSIYDNVAYGPRLHGIRSKQKLDEIVETSLRSAVLWDEVKDYLKRSALSLSGGQQQRLCIARAIAVNPDVLLMDEATSALDPISTLKIEELAQELKDKYTIVMVTHNMHQAARVSNQTVFFLNGEVVEFSDTEKLFSNPRDQRTEDYISGRFG, from the coding sequence ATGCAATCCATCGCTTCGCAAACCTTGATCGATATTCATAAATTAAATTTGTTTTACGGAAACTTTCATGCCCTCAAAAATGTAACGATGGATATTCCGGAGAAAGCAATTACCGCTTTCATCGGACCCTCCGGCTGCGGCAAATCAACGCTGCTTCGTACGCTGAACCGCATGAACGATATGATTCCGAACACGCGCATCGAAGGCAAGGTCCTCATCGGCGGCGCTGACATTTACTCCAAAGAGGTCGATGTGGAGACGCTTCGGAAGAAGGTCGGCATGGTCTTCCAGCAGCCGAATCCGTTCCCGAAATCGATCTACGACAATGTGGCCTACGGTCCGCGTCTGCATGGCATTCGCAGCAAACAGAAGCTGGATGAAATCGTTGAAACCAGCCTTCGTTCCGCAGTGCTGTGGGATGAAGTCAAGGATTATTTGAAGCGTTCCGCGCTCAGCCTGTCCGGTGGACAACAGCAGCGCTTGTGCATCGCTCGCGCGATTGCCGTAAATCCGGATGTCCTTCTCATGGATGAAGCGACTTCAGCTCTCGACCCGATCTCGACGCTCAAAATCGAGGAATTGGCACAGGAACTGAAGGACAAATACACGATTGTAATGGTTACGCACAATATGCACCAGGCAGCACGTGTTTCCAATCAGACTGTGTTCTTCCTAAATGGCGAAGTGGTGGAGTTCTCCGATACGGAGAAGCTGTTCTCGAACCCGCGCGACCAGCGTACCGAAGATTATATCAGCGGCCGGTTTGGCTAA
- a CDS encoding phosphate ABC transporter substrate-binding protein, producing the protein MKTKWIRNIGLAVMALSLTFGSVSAVSASSKLSGRIVVNGSSALLPLTLQAANEFKKLNPKVRISASAAGSVTGPQSVRKGIADIGACDWDASTDVPGFKKFDGQVANKVAVIPFAAVANSNVGVSSLSTAQLQGIFSGKITNWKEVGGSDADIVVVNRAFGSGTRVNFQVKALNGTDFMTKGSNYKEVKSSGDMKTAIETTPNAIGYIDLVYVTAKMKAMKINNVAPSEANVINGSYKVWAYGYYMTKGQPSGVVKAFIDYVQSTKFQTGSLKKLKFIPLSAMKNA; encoded by the coding sequence ATGAAAACAAAATGGATCAGAAACATCGGTTTGGCAGTCATGGCTCTTTCCCTCACATTCGGAAGCGTATCTGCAGTTAGCGCATCCAGCAAACTTAGCGGCCGTATCGTAGTCAACGGTTCGTCGGCACTGCTTCCTTTGACGCTTCAAGCGGCAAATGAATTCAAGAAGCTGAACCCGAAAGTTAGAATTTCGGCATCTGCAGCCGGCTCCGTAACTGGACCGCAATCCGTACGTAAAGGCATTGCCGACATCGGCGCATGCGACTGGGATGCTTCCACAGACGTACCTGGCTTCAAGAAATTCGACGGCCAAGTCGCAAACAAAGTAGCGGTTATTCCTTTCGCGGCTGTTGCGAACAGCAACGTTGGCGTAAGCAGCCTGAGCACAGCTCAACTGCAAGGCATCTTCTCCGGTAAAATCACGAACTGGAAAGAAGTTGGCGGTTCCGATGCTGACATCGTCGTCGTTAACCGTGCATTCGGTTCCGGCACGCGCGTTAACTTCCAAGTCAAAGCATTGAACGGTACAGACTTCATGACGAAAGGCTCCAACTACAAAGAAGTTAAATCGAGCGGCGATATGAAAACAGCGATCGAAACGACGCCAAACGCAATCGGTTATATCGACCTTGTGTATGTAACTGCGAAAATGAAAGCTATGAAAATCAACAATGTTGCTCCATCTGAAGCAAACGTTATTAACGGTTCGTACAAAGTATGGGCTTACGGCTACTACATGACAAAAGGCCAACCTTCTGGCGTCGTTAAAGCATTCATCGATTATGTACAAAGCACGAAGTTCCAAACAGGTTCCCTGAAAAAACTTAAATTCATCCCGCTGTCCGCAATGAAAAACGCGTAA
- the pstC gene encoding phosphate ABC transporter permease subunit PstC, producing MMEAQTSGRAYSGEELGRSLEASSGKIFSRKARLSFYNRTFKIICIASAVFVCLILFSILFLMGRTGVLTFETVSVKDFFLSTDWVPENEQYGAFVFIFGTFALTLLTMVISVPLSVLIAVFLSEMTPTWLKTALRPILDLLVGIPSVVYGFLGLTVLIPMLRATTGTNMGDGILAAAIVLTIMVLPTISRITDDSIVAVPKKFRDASYALGSTRFQTIVRVVLPAAKSGIMYAVILGMARAIGETMAVVMVIGNTPQLADALFKPTSVLTSNIVMQIANVPFDSTWNYALYMMGFILLIISLIMIVIVRMIQGRGVK from the coding sequence ATGATGGAAGCACAAACTTCCGGGAGAGCTTACTCCGGCGAAGAGCTTGGAAGAAGCCTGGAAGCTTCGTCCGGCAAAATCTTCAGCCGCAAAGCAAGACTCTCGTTCTACAACCGCACGTTCAAAATAATTTGCATCGCCAGCGCGGTATTCGTTTGTTTAATCTTGTTCTCGATCTTGTTTCTAATGGGCCGCACGGGCGTGCTCACCTTCGAAACCGTATCGGTGAAAGATTTCTTCTTGTCCACTGACTGGGTGCCGGAGAACGAGCAGTACGGCGCGTTCGTGTTTATTTTCGGTACGTTTGCTTTGACGCTGCTAACCATGGTGATTTCGGTTCCGCTATCTGTCCTTATTGCTGTTTTTCTATCGGAAATGACGCCTACATGGCTGAAGACCGCTCTGCGTCCTATTCTTGATCTGCTCGTGGGTATTCCTTCCGTCGTATACGGTTTTCTCGGCTTGACGGTGTTGATTCCGATGCTGCGTGCAACGACGGGCACGAACATGGGTGATGGCATCCTGGCAGCCGCTATCGTGCTGACCATCATGGTACTGCCCACAATCAGCCGCATCACAGACGATTCCATCGTCGCAGTTCCTAAGAAATTTCGCGATGCTTCCTACGCGCTCGGTTCGACCCGTTTTCAAACGATTGTCCGTGTTGTGCTTCCTGCGGCTAAGAGCGGCATTATGTACGCCGTTATTCTCGGCATGGCCCGCGCGATCGGCGAAACAATGGCCGTCGTTATGGTTATCGGAAACACGCCGCAGCTGGCTGATGCGCTGTTCAAGCCAACTTCGGTACTGACGAGTAACATCGTCATGCAAATTGCGAATGTCCCGTTTGATTCCACTTGGAACTACGCGTTATATATGATGGGCTTCATCCTGCTGATTATCTCGTTGATTATGATCGTAATCGTCCGCATGATTCAAGGAAGAGGGGTAAAATAA
- the pstA gene encoding phosphate ABC transporter permease PstA — MSVNKSAAPAMNPFASRKSLNRFNNRLFTGIVWLIGICTILFICGLLFMILKKGLPQLDWGFLYGLPSEMDEGGGIGPVLFNSFYVLFISLVISIPLGMAAGIYLAEFAPNNKFITFIRICVEGLASVPSIIFGLFGIALFVEAMDVGLTIIGGAVSLAFLNLPVLTRVTEEAIRSVPQEMKSASFALGSTHLQTIRRVLVPVALNGIITGICLVAGRAFGESAVIILTAGVSSSGVMWDFNLLSPGATLAVHLWYVQSEAIVPDAQLIAEKAAAVLVFVVLLINIVFRVPLWVNARRTR; from the coding sequence ATGAGCGTAAATAAATCTGCAGCCCCTGCAATGAATCCATTTGCTTCTCGCAAAAGCCTGAACAGGTTTAACAATCGCCTGTTTACGGGTATTGTTTGGCTGATCGGCATCTGTACGATTTTATTCATTTGCGGGTTGCTGTTTATGATCCTCAAAAAAGGACTGCCGCAGCTGGATTGGGGATTCCTCTACGGCTTGCCGAGCGAAATGGACGAAGGCGGCGGGATCGGTCCCGTGCTGTTCAACTCGTTCTACGTTCTATTCATCTCGCTCGTTATTTCGATTCCGCTCGGTATGGCGGCAGGCATCTATTTGGCCGAATTCGCGCCGAATAACAAATTCATTACGTTCATTCGCATCTGCGTGGAAGGCTTGGCATCTGTGCCTTCTATTATATTCGGTCTCTTCGGTATCGCATTATTCGTCGAAGCGATGGATGTTGGACTTACAATCATCGGCGGAGCCGTCAGCTTGGCATTTCTGAACTTGCCGGTGCTTACCCGCGTTACGGAGGAAGCGATTCGTTCGGTGCCGCAGGAGATGAAAAGTGCATCCTTCGCCTTAGGGAGCACCCATCTGCAAACGATCCGCCGCGTACTTGTTCCTGTCGCGCTCAATGGGATTATCACGGGGATCTGTCTCGTTGCAGGCCGTGCTTTCGGTGAAAGTGCCGTCATTATCTTGACCGCGGGCGTCTCTTCTTCCGGTGTCATGTGGGACTTCAATCTGTTGTCCCCAGGCGCAACGCTGGCCGTTCACCTCTGGTACGTTCAGTCGGAAGCCATTGTGCCCGATGCGCAGCTGATCGCCGAGAAAGCAGCGGCTGTACTGGTCTTTGTCGTCCTGCTCATCAACATCGTGTTCCGGGTACCGCTCTGGGTTAATGCACGTAGAACACGCTAA
- a CDS encoding MDR family MFS transporter — protein sequence MSAQRNNVGIVVAGLLLGILMASMDNTIVATAMGTIVGELGGMDKFVWVTSAYMVAEMAGMPIFGKLSDMYGRKKFFVFGILTFMLGSILCGTAHSIVELSIYRAIQGIGGGALVPIAFTIMFDAVPVESRGKLGGLFGAVFGMSSIFGPLLGAYITDYIKWEWIFYINLPLGLIAFVMIAFFYKESVQHTKQRIDWGGAAALVAGVVCLMFALELGGKQFAWDSGMIIGLFAGFVVLLIAFIFIERTVKEPIISFGMFRKRLYWTSNVIAMFSGAAFITASVYIPIFIQGVLGGKATNSGLVLLPMMLGSVVTATMGGFLMTKTTFRVLMIPTLALLAVGNILLSTLGVSSHKFTIIVFMILVGLGIGASFSVLSNAAIFSFSPRERGAASATLNFLRSLGMTIGITVFGIIQSHAMTNKFGSLFTEAERSQLPQGLDLSDPRAILTPELRKAIPQPVLEKITSGLSFSITHAFAWAIIPSVLALLFSFFMGREKLTEMEHSGDYTSSH from the coding sequence ATGAGTGCACAACGTAACAATGTAGGCATCGTGGTCGCCGGATTGCTGCTCGGCATTCTGATGGCATCCATGGATAACACGATCGTTGCGACCGCAATGGGAACCATTGTCGGCGAGCTCGGAGGCATGGATAAATTCGTCTGGGTAACATCGGCATATATGGTAGCCGAGATGGCCGGCATGCCAATCTTCGGCAAGCTGTCCGATATGTACGGCCGCAAGAAGTTTTTTGTATTCGGCATACTGACGTTCATGCTGGGCTCGATTCTATGCGGAACGGCGCATTCCATCGTCGAGCTTAGCATCTACCGCGCGATTCAAGGGATCGGGGGCGGCGCGCTTGTGCCGATTGCATTCACGATTATGTTCGATGCCGTTCCGGTGGAGAGCCGCGGCAAGCTGGGCGGACTGTTCGGCGCGGTGTTCGGCATGTCGAGTATTTTTGGACCGCTGCTTGGCGCGTACATTACCGACTATATCAAGTGGGAATGGATTTTCTACATTAATCTGCCGCTTGGTCTGATTGCCTTCGTGATGATTGCTTTCTTCTATAAAGAGTCGGTTCAGCATACGAAGCAGCGGATCGATTGGGGCGGTGCTGCGGCGCTGGTTGCCGGCGTCGTATGCCTCATGTTCGCGCTTGAGCTGGGCGGCAAGCAGTTCGCATGGGATTCTGGCATGATAATAGGCTTGTTTGCGGGGTTCGTCGTGCTGCTGATCGCGTTTATCTTCATTGAGCGAACGGTGAAGGAACCTATTATCTCGTTCGGCATGTTCCGCAAACGCCTCTACTGGACCAGCAACGTTATTGCCATGTTCAGCGGTGCCGCGTTCATTACGGCCTCGGTATACATCCCAATCTTCATTCAAGGCGTTCTTGGCGGGAAAGCGACAAACTCCGGCCTCGTGCTGCTGCCGATGATGCTCGGTTCCGTCGTTACGGCGACGATGGGCGGCTTCCTCATGACGAAGACGACGTTCCGTGTGCTCATGATTCCAACGCTGGCCTTGCTGGCGGTAGGCAATATTCTATTATCGACGCTCGGCGTCAGCTCTCATAAATTCACGATTATCGTCTTCATGATCCTGGTTGGCCTTGGCATCGGCGCCTCCTTCTCCGTGCTCAGCAACGCGGCGATCTTCTCCTTCTCGCCGCGGGAACGCGGCGCGGCAAGCGCAACGCTGAACTTCCTTCGCTCGCTTGGCATGACGATCGGAATTACCGTATTCGGCATTATCCAGAGCCATGCCATGACGAATAAGTTTGGGTCGCTGTTTACCGAAGCCGAACGCAGCCAGCTTCCGCAGGGGTTGGATCTGAGCGATCCTCGCGCCATTCTGACGCCGGAGCTGCGCAAAGCGATCCCGCAGCCCGTACTGGAGAAAATCACGTCAGGCTTGTCCTTCTCCATCACGCACGCGTTCGCTTGGGCGATCATCCCGTCCGTGCTCGCGCTGCTCTTCTCCTTCTTCATGGGCCGCGAGAAGCTGACCGAGATGGAACACAGCGGGGATTATACCAGTTCGCATTAA
- the phoU gene encoding phosphate signaling complex protein PhoU, with protein MTKRKEFDHGLEELNELIVDMGRRVETAIANSMEALEKVDADEARRIVKEDKELNRIEEKISELGATLIATQQPVAKDLRRILVAFKIASDLERMGDLAVDVAKVVIRLEGQTLIKPLIDLPRMSQIVQMMTYESIQSFVQENVNMAYKMAKDDDLVDALYAQIIRELFSLMMENPTTISQANLLSFVGRYIERFADHATNIGESVVYLVTGARPDLNS; from the coding sequence ATGACGAAGAGGAAAGAGTTTGACCATGGCCTTGAAGAACTGAACGAACTGATCGTTGATATGGGACGGCGGGTCGAAACGGCAATAGCCAATTCGATGGAGGCACTCGAGAAAGTCGATGCCGACGAAGCGAGACGGATCGTAAAGGAAGACAAGGAGCTTAATAGAATTGAAGAAAAAATTTCAGAGCTCGGAGCAACGCTTATCGCAACGCAGCAGCCGGTAGCGAAGGACCTGCGCCGCATCCTCGTCGCTTTCAAGATCGCAAGTGACTTGGAGCGGATGGGTGATTTGGCAGTCGACGTCGCCAAAGTCGTTATCCGACTGGAAGGCCAAACGCTCATCAAGCCGCTCATCGATCTGCCGCGCATGTCGCAAATCGTGCAGATGATGACTTACGAATCCATTCAATCGTTCGTTCAAGAGAACGTGAACATGGCGTACAAAATGGCCAAGGACGATGATTTGGTCGATGCGCTTTATGCCCAAATTATCCGGGAGCTCTTCTCGCTTATGATGGAGAACCCGACAACGATTTCCCAGGCTAACCTGCTCAGCTTCGTAGGCCGTTATATCGAGCGTTTCGCTGATCATGCGACCAACATTGGCGAGTCCGTTGTGTACCTGGTAACGGGTGCGCGCCCAGATTTGAACTCGTAG
- a CDS encoding SDR family NAD(P)-dependent oxidoreductase, which produces MRLKDKVILITGSGSGIGKSTALLFASEGAKLIINDLSEQHGTDTVKEIEAAGGEAIFIRADVTKPEEVSAMVDAIIAHYGVIDVLFNNAGISGVGVLHEIEPEAWDRVINVNIRGVFLPSKYVIPHMMERRQGSVINMSSCIAEIGLARRASYAATKGAVLALTKSMQVDYAPYNIRVNALLPGTIMTPFVENYLKTSYADPAQAIEGLKKRQLSEELGLPEDVAKAALFLASDESTFVMGSPFYVDGGVVFGKNA; this is translated from the coding sequence ATGCGGTTAAAGGATAAAGTCATTCTAATTACAGGATCCGGTTCCGGCATCGGCAAGAGCACGGCGCTGTTATTCGCAAGCGAAGGTGCGAAGCTGATCATTAACGACCTGTCCGAACAGCATGGTACGGATACGGTGAAGGAAATCGAAGCAGCTGGCGGCGAAGCGATATTCATCCGTGCGGACGTGACGAAGCCGGAAGAAGTTTCGGCCATGGTGGATGCCATTATCGCGCATTACGGCGTCATAGACGTGCTGTTCAACAATGCCGGCATCAGCGGCGTAGGGGTGCTGCACGAGATCGAGCCGGAGGCATGGGACCGCGTCATCAACGTCAACATCCGCGGCGTATTCCTGCCGAGCAAATACGTCATTCCGCATATGATGGAACGCCGTCAAGGCTCCGTCATCAACATGTCCTCCTGCATCGCGGAGATCGGCCTTGCACGCCGCGCATCCTATGCCGCGACGAAGGGTGCAGTCCTTGCGCTTACGAAATCGATGCAGGTGGATTACGCGCCTTACAACATTCGGGTAAACGCGCTTCTTCCTGGGACGATCATGACACCGTTCGTGGAGAATTATTTGAAGACCTCCTATGCCGATCCCGCGCAGGCTATCGAAGGGCTGAAGAAACGCCAGCTGAGCGAAGAGCTCGGTTTGCCGGAAGACGTGGCCAAGGCGGCGTTGTTCCTGGCATCGGATGAATCAACGTTCGTCATGGGCTCCCCGTTCTATGTGGACGGCGGCGTCGTATTCGGGAAGAACGCATAA